The region ACAGAAATAATGTTGGGCCCAAGATGCTTCCTTGGGGAACACCGCAATCAATGCTGAGTGGCAACGAGTGGACCCCATTTACCTCAACAACTTGCTTCCTGTTACTGAGATAGGACCTAAACCACATAATTGAATTAGGATTAGCACCTGTTTATTTAAGTTTATCGCAAAGGATAGCATGGTTAACAGTATCGAAGGCTTTTTCCACATCGACAAGAACCATTCCAGTGAGATTGCTAGTGTCTGTTGAGTAATTGCCCCTAAAACCAGACTGATGATTGTCGAGAATGTCATTGACTAAAAGAAAATCATGTAGTTGATCATTTACAACAGATTCGAGGATCTTAGACACACATGGTAAAATGCTAATAGGACAATAATTCCCTACCACATTCCTACTCTTCTTTATGTACAGGGGTTTAACCTTAGCATGTTTAAAGTCATCAGGGAAAACCTCAGACTTAATTGAGATGTTAATAATGCTGGTAATAGGGATCTTTAAAACTGATGAATCATCCTTCAAAAATTTTGCAGGAATGAAGTCGAGTCCAGTACCCTTATTGGGGTTTAACTTGTCTAatctttcaaaaatattgtcTTCTTCAACAATATTGATAAAGAAGCTGCTAGGTTGCACTTTCCTTTCCttataaaaagtttttaaattatgcGAAAAAGTACTAAAGAGACCTTTACCAACAGGAAGCTTATTTACAAGTGAAGTAGCAACACTTGCAAAAAAGGAATTCATTAAGTTGGCTACCTGAAAAGGTTTGTGATATAAATTATCATTTGCTTCAAGAACAATTTTAGCAGAAGCAGTTTTAGGTTTTTTAAATCCCAAACTATTTAAGTGTTTCCAAAGTTTCTTCGaatcatttttgcattcattaactttattttggaaataattaGACTTTGCTTTCTTAATGTCTCTCTGAATCTTATTTCTAAGTTTGCTATATTTATTGAAGACATCTTACTTTTGTCTTTCCTAAAAgagtaaaaatatttatcatgttggtaaatgttatttaaaatttcattattCATCCAAGGTTCAGTATGACATTTTAGCCTAATCTCTTTGATAGGAGCAATTTCATCAAGTATTTCTAAAAACAATCTTTTAAATTCTCCCCAAGCATGATTTACATTAGTTCTATTAACAATATTTGACCAATCAGTCTTCTGAAGACATTTTAACAACACATCTTTACTGTAAGAACGCATAGATCTAATCTTTATGGTATTGTGGATGTTTACTTTAACTTTTGTCACTTTCCTGGTACAGTATATAGCAGCATTATCGCTTAGGCCTGTGTTGAGTGTGCCGGATTGGCAAACATGATCAGTTGAATTACAGAGGATGTGATCCAGTAAAGAAGATGAATTCTTAACAGAGCATATGGCAGATTCAATAATCTGCGATAGACCATACATATTTAACATGCTTTCATACTTTCTTAGGAGACTTGAACCTCGATGCTTGAAATTGATGTTAAAATCACCAAGAAAGTAAGATTGAACATTGAGAAAGTGCTACCTGAAATTGCCTCCCTTTTGACTACCTGCTTTGTAGAAGGCTTTAAAATGTAACTAATCAAATGATTAATGTACATCGAAATaggtcattttaaacaaatatcaATATGTGTTTGCAATTAGCATGCATTATGTGTACACTGctgcacaaacagaaaacaacagctCGCTCTCATGATATTTGTGGTACTTTCCGGAACAGTTTCTGGAAAGGTCAACTGCTACGTAGATACTAATGTTCAAATGGGCCAACAACCATGTATAtgacaaaatggccaccataGAAAAATGACGACAGAtgaaaaatagaatttaatgCTCCTACATATTTTGTGGTTCTCtaagtattttttcttttgctgtacagttttcttcatttcaaattaatggTGTACTAGGTTTGACACACGTgtaaaacagaaattatttttgacattGAAATAATGCGTACAGTCGGACATTACACATAAAGGTGTTGAGCCTTATATTGGTATGAAGGACAAATGTTTTTAACTCAGCAATAAAGCTCAAGAGATAACTTTACACGACACAAAATTAAATTGGTAGGCAGTGATAGAAAGCGCACCACCTGTAACATGCCAATAgataaaaatgcaatgaaaaattTCCGAGGTATATTTCCAACCTTTACAGAGCTGTAAGGCTTTCTCAGTGGAAGCAATGTTACTCTATATTCAACAAACACATGTATTTAAGACACAGACTTATAACTCCCCATATGCTTTATCATTTATCATCTTTGAAGTGTGTAGCTATAGCCCAGTGGTCTCAATACCTACCAGAATATTTGGAAATGACACgtttcacatttaatttgatCACTGATAAAACACCTTTagctaatgaaaaaatattaaatatatttgaaagcattttcattcaGAATACATCATGGTGAGCATACCAACACCAGTAAACCAaatcatcaaataaatgaaataaatgatttgaaAGATATGTCCACAAAAAAAGTATATCTTAATCGCATATGATGATGCATATACCTTTAAAATGGCTAAAGCTACATCTGACTTCCTGCTAATCGGCTGCCACAAAAAGGGGCCTCATCAAGGAAAGTGAAACTTGCTAAGAGTCTTGTTCTATCCacaattttattgatttaaaatgcaacaaataCAGATCAAACAAGTAAACAAGCCTTAAAGTCGAACATCCGGTTCTCTCATAACCTGACTGGTGTTGAAGGACCTCCACCCAAGAGCACCAGATGTGGCAAGTGGCCATGTTGAAATGTTGCAATTTGTCAGTAAAGTAAATCCATCAAATTGATAATATATCCTCAAAAACCCAAGGGCTGTACTCACTGGGCACAGCGCAGGTCACGTATCCcagggagaagaaaaagaagacaaatCCCAAAAGCATCTTGAGAGGAGTGAGCGGACCTTCAGAAACACGAGGTAAAACTGcgctgtgtgtatgtctcttcCTTTCTGAATATCACACTTCCTCCCAACAGAATGTCAGGAAGACCACATTTGTCTTTGTCcttgtacctggactaactatcactactctgcagggaaCACCCAATCCAGGATTGCTGACATCACTTGTATCCTTCTATCTTGTTCCTCTTgtactttcatgttacactcgtatctccatccagcacttatattaaACGTGTATCATTaacttgatgttgtagcttgtcgtCAGCTACGTCCTCAGAAAGTCTGACTTaacataactttctgacctagcctatgcttactgtgtgaaccaGACTTGGTGTTCATGGCTATGCATTACTGCTACATAATGAGCATTGTACCTtttcggacctgtgttttgaagttaggccaatgaccttcggtatgcacttagaGTAAGcattggataaaagtgtctgccagataaatgtaatgtcatgtatgCGCCaagattttatatttacataaagaCAGATTATCTGGTTAAGCacaattgtcattattatttgtgtggGTCACAATGTGTTCCACAGCATGTTTCTGCGATATACATGTATTCTATTTTGTTATAAACAGTGGTTTAGTGGACATATACATGGAAGGCACAGTATATAAAATCAAGAGAATAATTGATTACACCAATAAACATTCATATTTCCTCACCATGAGACTGTACGGTATgtcaattgtgtgtgtgtgtgcgtgtatatgtgtgtgtgtgtgtgtggcagatgTTGTAGCATAAAGTGTGGCATGTGTGGAAGAGAATGAACATCCTGTAAAGCACCTCACACCGAGTAGCAATTTGAAGGCTGAGGTTTTGTACTTTCTGTTACTTCCACCTCACCCCATAACCAGTCCCTTagtgcatacacatacagttgaagtcggaagtttacatacacttaggttgaagtcattaaaactcattttaaaccactccacagatttcatgttaGCAAACTGTAGTGTTGGGAAGTCAAGTCAGTTAGGACATCTACTTTGTGCatgacacaagtaatttttccaacaattgtttacagacagattattattataatcagattattattatttcacttttaattcactTTAAGTCACgattccagtgggtcagaagtttacatacactaagttgactgtgcctttaaacagcttggaaaattccagaTGATGTTATGGCTTTAGAAACTTCTGATAGGctaattgacattatttgagtcaattggaggtgtacttgtggatgtattttaaggcctaccttcaaactcagtgcctgtttgcttgacatcatgggaaaatcaaaggaaatcagccaagacctcagaaagaaaattgtggacatccacaagtctggttcatcCTTGGGAGTAATTTCCAAACGCCTGAAGGTACACTATAGGgccgacatagctcaggaggtaagagcggttgtatagcagtcggagggttgctggtttgatcccccgccctgggcgtgtcaaagtgtccctgagcaagacacctaacccctaattaccaaagagctgattggtaccttgcatggcagcctttcaacgttggtgggtgaatgagaggcatcaattgtaaagcgctttggataaaagcgctatataaatgcagtccatttaccatttaccatttgaaggTAACATGTTtgtctgtacaaacaatagtatgtgtggtgtatttgtgtttaaaaacaaattgaagTATGGGGTCATGTTGAGTTGAAGGGGGCCGTTTTGTTGGTCACTCtctttttattggttaaaatgtagCTTAAAGGGTAGTCTGCCGCTAAGGTAAGGGCGAGTTCAGTGTTAATGAGGCAGCCAAAACAGAAAGAGATATATGTGTGcacgaagaagaaaaaattaagTGAGTTGCTTTAAAAAGTTAATCGGTATCGGAGTCATTGATTTAAAAGAACTCTGCATCTCAGGATGTAACAGTACGCAAATATAAGCACCATGGGACCATTCAGCCGTCATACCGCTCAGGAAGGAGACACGTTCTGTCTCCTAGAGATGAACGTGCTTTGATGCGGAAAGTGCAAATCAATCCCAGAACAACAGGACcttgtgaagatgctggagggaacagatacaaaagtatctatatccacagTAAAACGAGTCCTATATCGACATAACCTGAAAGGCTGCTCAGCTAGGAAGAAGTCACTACTCCAAAACCGCCATAAAAAAAGCCAGACTACAGTTTACAACTGCACATGGGGACAGACTTTATGGAGAAATATCCTCTGGTCTGATTTAAACAAAActttaactgtttggccataatgaccaTTGTTATGTTTgaaggaaaaagggtgaggcttgcaagccaaagaacaccatcccaaccaTGAAGCACGGGGgtgcagcatcatgttgtgggggtgctttgctgcaggagggactggtgcacttcataaaatagaGGGCATCATGAATAAGGAAAATTATGTggatatattgaagcaacatctcaagacatcagccaggaagttaaagcttggttgcaaatggctcttccaaatggacaatgacccaaagcatacttTCAAAGTTGTGGCAAGATGGCTTAAGGACAACAAAGTCAAGGtactggagtggccatcacaaagtcctgaccttAATCCAATCAAAAATTTgtgggcagaactgaaaaagcatgtgcgagcaaggaggcctacaaacctgactcagttacaccagctctgtcaggaggaatgggccaaaattccagaaacttattgtgagaagcttgtggaaggctacccaaAACGTTTGGcccaagttaaacaatttaaaggcaatgttaccaaatactaacagagtgtatgtaaacttctgacccactgggaatgtgatgaaagaaataaaagctgaaatcgTTCTCtattattctgacatttcacattcttaaaataaagttgtgatcCTAACTCACCTAAGACAGGGAATGTTTACTAGGATTAAATGTCACGAATTGTGAAAAACtgggtttaaatggatttgtaTGTAAACTTTCGACGTCAACTGTACATGCCTGCACatccacgtgcacacacatgcatgcacctcAGTTACAAAACTATATTTTCCCTTGTatactttttaattaaataaacctCAAACTTTCATATCATGACTTTATTTTAAACCAGAAGCACACAAAATCAAGACAAATGATAAAGCCTGAAACATTCTTACACCCAGAAGGAGTTTTGCAACTGGCTTAAAGTCTCCATACATTTAATGAATAAGTAATGCTGTAATTGCTTAATTGCGTTTTATTTCACCAATGGCAAAACAATCtgcacattattttacaaaacacagCACTATATGCAGGTAAAACTTGTCACACTAACTTTACCACCATCAGAACCTGTGACTGATCTGTCGCCCACAAACTTACAGGAAACACTAAAACAGATCATGGAGGGAGAGATAAAGGCAAACTGACTAAAGTACACGCAGCTCATACCTATACACCACTGAGAGTTTGAGACTTTTCAGTGTTTCCTAAGAAACAACCACAACGACAACAGATACTCAGTCCACAAAAACATTAAGTTCTGTACCTTCTAAGCTTATCTAAACAGACTGAACTCACAAAAAAACTTCACACTTACTCAacataaagccccaaacttgggttattCTGCATTTCTTCTacttctttttcctgccgatTACATCAACACAAATGCTGTGGTAACACTATCAAAAATTCTTCCCAtaggacatttagctacataaACCAATAACATAATCTCATCCTGAAATTTGCCAATTGCAGGACATTTGATACAGCTATGTGGTGGGAGAGTCATATGACTTTGCTGCAATAGATACCTGAAGCTAGCCTAAGTGaagatgcaaaaataaaaaaataaaatcaagaatGATTTGATATGTTTGTGATATGTTCATGGTTATGTTACAAAAATTTTTTGTACACTTATGACCCAAACGATTGAATGAATGCAGCTattgctgtgtttttgaaaGAGAAGTGATTCCAACAGTCTGCAAAATGACATTATGAAGCTACCAATATAGACAGCTAGAGCTATATATCTAGTTGTTTTGTTGGTTCCTGAGCTTCATCTTTGGGGTGTCGGCAGGGTTGAGAATGGAAGAGGATAtatttttgattgtaaacacaggagcaAAGCGAGggaagaaatcctgcatagtattcCTTTCCTGCCATTTTTTTCTAGATTCAACTATCCAGCACACAAAAGAAGGAATAATGGTGTTGAATCAAGGTTCTAATTAACTAATAAAtaaaccctcccccccttccctacacatatacacacacacacacctactctcaaACTCTTCTGCCTGTTCTCTCTCCATGGTGTTTTACCATATGGATGACCTTGCGCTGCTGCTGACACATCTGTCACCGGGAGTCCACTTCTTGCCAAATGATCTCATTCTCCCCGCAGGACACTGATGGGTGAAAGTATACCAATATAGTGTGGTCTGAGCTTTATAGAATTTTTGAATTTCACGGCTGCTTCAGCAGGACAGAGTCAAGCACTCAAGTCAGCATTTTCAACCCAGAGCAGATCAAAACCACATCCTCCTCTCATAACAGTTTTAAAGTGTTGCACAACCATGCTTTACCTTTAAGCTCATCCATTTGGAGTCAGACTTGTCCTGGCAACTCTTCACATGGCCAAGCTGTAGCAGAACCTGTGACACGTCAGTAACTCCTGCCTGAGTGGTTGAGCGATTTTGAGGCGCTCGCACATATTGAGCTGTCGAACAAAGCCAGCCATCTTTCTGTGCTTAAAACAGAGTGGCAGGATTTCTTTGAGGGAGGAAATGTCAAAATAGGGAAGAATGCTGATTTTAGGAGTGTGTTCTACAATGTATTAGAAACCACATTTGAAATGTCCTTGTTACAATGAGGCACCCTTTTCTTCCATAAAATCCTGTAGCTAGCCGAAAACCTGCTCCGGCTCTCAATTCTCAGAGCGTGCCCCCAGGGTGCTCAGTGGTTTACGCACAGAACTGTGGGTTCACATCACTGCTCTGTATTTACTGGCTTACCATGATCCTTCACGTTTAGGTACCCATTGCGCATGCGTTTGTGGCAAAAAGCcccatagtcaaacatggcagcctccatgaATTGGCGCCATGTGCCAATGAGCAGCTGTCATAGGGATCCATGGAATCGGTAAGCGGAAGCTGTATCCAGTTCTTGCATATCTCAATGTTCATACCCCAATGAACAGCTCCCAAAGGAATCCATGGAACCAGTGAgcggaagctgtctccagttcttgtaTCTGTTTcatgtgacatcactgtaaaACTGTGTTGCTATCTTCCTGACCGAGAAAATCAAAATGCCTATTTGCAGCGCAGTTGGGTGCAACAACAGTCAACGTAAAAATAATCGTGATGCTTCtcatctgtggatttccaaaatgcaaagaATGTGAGGACCCCCAAACCTTCTGCCACCCCACATGTTACAAATTAAGGAACCATTGTTGCTAAAACATTGACATGGTAAAATGGTTTATAGGATAGAATCATGTGTTTTAACACTTTAAAATGGTGTATCGTGTGACCAGATTGATAgaaaatttcaccataaaaaaacagaataaatgcaaatgtgactTAAGGGGATGATCTAAATTTTGACTGAGGAGGAaacctgtaaaatgaaaatcaagAACTGCCAAACCTCACAGTTGAATTTGGAAACTAACTCATTTCACcactatatgtatatatgtattctGGATGTATAATGTGTGATTTGTTGGTTAATAAAACTGCTGGTTTAATTGAAAAATTTGCATGTGCTTATTAAAAACTTTCGTCTCCATTGAGACTGTACAGTATGCTGTTTAAGTTTGCAACACATGCACTGAATGAGGCATTTGGAAAATCTACCACTGTGTGTAGAATAGCAAGGTAACTACTGGATATAATTTCTCccttttgtgtgattttggttgttttattgTATAGCCACAGCTAATTTAGTTTTGAACAGTTCAGTAAAAAAGAAGGTTCATAGTTACAGCTTGGTGGCACAGATCCCATACCCGTATAGCATTTCAGGCTTTCCTAAAGTTGGGTGCAACAACAGCAtttgtgtgggaggggggataACTACAAGCACTTTAGAAACTTCATATTATTAAATGGTAGCATTTGGTCTTATTGTACCAATAAAAGGCTGTGCAATCTCTGGATCAAGTGTTAGCGCACACAAACAGTGGCCAGTTTTTCTTGCTGCTCCGCCATTTGTTTTCCATGGACTGTAAATCTTTGTGTTTGCTTACTCCGGTGGGGGCGGGAGAATCAAATGCTTGAATAAACTGAGGAATAACTTCCAGCCAAGGAGGTAGGCTTTCGGCCCTCTGACGACTACAGATGGAACAGTGACCCTGCTTGACGTATGTTTGAGGTCACAGGGCAGCTGGACTGAATCACAGGCCAGGACATTCGACTGAGTGTGAGCCACATTCAAAGTGGAATTGGCTCATGCATTAGAGAGCTCTACGAACAATACAGCTGGTCATTCATGAGGCTGACAGTCCCATTAAACATAATTCACTCCCTTGCCACATTTAAGTTAACAATCTAATCCAGAAGAAGCGAGACAGAGTCCCAACACATTGTCAAATTATGAACATCAAGATAGTTTGCACAATAAAACCCACTACTTAACCCCTGCTTGAACAGAGAATTTGGTTGAGTTTACAGttcatgcatttatattacACTCCATTACATTTAAACAGCAGGTTTCCTCAGTTATGCATTGTCTTTTGCGTTGGTATGTAATGTAGCATTATGTTTTAACAATTACCTTACTTATTGTCTAGCTATTATCCTAATGCAATATAAActtaaaacacaataatttaatgaaataagaatattttaaaaattaaacattatatTAAGTTCactatttctctttttctctcttcattttGGACTTGCATTTTTAGCAATTGCTTCTTGCactgtgcatgcctgtgtgccaTCTGTAAATCCTAAGAGACGTATGGCTTAATCTACTTGAAATTTAGGGTGACCAATTCAGTTATTTGGCAACCAATAGTTTGCTAATGGTCTGTGGTGAAGTTTGGCTGTTTTGTTATAATGCAGTTTAGAGGctacaaaaatgcaataatggaaaatttatttgatttttatttcatgtggcCTCAATTTCTGATAaactcaaatgaaaatgttgattAAAGTTTTTCCATAAATTACTGTCTTTAAATGTGTGGCTCACTGGCATTTTGCTTTGTCTCTGCACTTCTTCTGGTAGGAAATGGGAATAGTTTTCAGGCAATAGAATTGGAGAAGATTCTTCCAAATgccattttaatgcaatttacTGTCGTCAGAAGTGTTGCGTTCTAGCTAAATAGCTACGTTCTTGTCATAATAAAGAACGTAGCTATTTTGTTAGTGGCCAATGTTTGTCAACATTTTCTAAGTGATAACCCAGTCTCTGGTCCACATAGTGTTGAATtacatacataatatatattaagCTAAACTCACTAAGAACAGAAACACCCAGGCAATATGCTTTTCAGCATTTGGTTCAAAAgcccttaaataaataaataaaaaataatagttcaTGTCTCAATCAGCCTTGCACATCTCTTAATAAACAGACACATTAATGGTAAATTGGTTATTACAAAATCATTATATTTGATACaaattattaaatgtaaatatttgacatACTCTCCATCCCAGCCTTATGgaagtcatttttgtttgtttttattttttactctaaCTTGCGTCAAAACAACCTCCACTTACCCCGTTGTCCTCGGCACAATGAATAATAGAGGAAAGCTTTTTTGTGTCCACACAGATTCATTCTTTTGCCGAGGGTAGGCGGAAATCAAGGGGTTTGATCTGAATTCTAAAGAGTCTTGTTAGCTGCTGTGAAAGCCACCATTGTATGTAAATAGTTTATATAAGAGCATATGACTTCTACAGTGCAGGGTAGTGGCTAGTGTCAGGGAATTCATTAGCAATTTCCAAAGGCCTGGACTTCTAGTCAGCTGAGCCTCTGAGTATTAACTGCTTACTACACTGATGTTAATCCACCCTTTTCTGGACATATTTGTGCTCCACTTCAACTGAAGGTaaattgtttcttttaaatgtgtaaaaaatagCTGTCAACAAGAGAGGGGGGGAATCAGTGGTGGTTTCTGTTCAGCAAAATACTTTATCACAGTGGACCATACACGTCAATGAAAAGCTGGCCTCATTGCATGGTTTATTTAACACAGAGActtgcttttacattttaagagaTTATTCCACAAACTGTCAAATAGAATACTCTTTTGGAAGTACAGATTATTGTTGTATAGGACGATTTGTGAGTATATGATTCAACATCTTCAATGCTCCTTGCTTTTCATTTGAGTCTATTCAATCTATTCAGTAATTACTCATGCTAATATGGTTTTTGGGTCAAGTATAAGGTGtatggattttctttttcactttgaaTAACAGGGTGAGGAAGGAGAGTCAACAGTTTTGTTTCAAATCCTGCACTTCAACTCATAATCCAAAGTTACTGCATTCTGCACTTGGTTATGAGGCTACTGTTAGCTGCGGCTCCTCATACTTCTCTGACCTCGACAACATTATGTCTGGATTTGACTATTATAAGTCACCACTTCAGTGAGTTGAAACAAACTGATATCATAGCTGATGCCCATATGTCATTTTTGAATGAAATTATGtattatgcatgtgtgtgtgtgtgtgtgtgtgtataaatgtatatacatatgtacacatgcacaaatacatggATTGAAATCCTGCAATCTTATTATAAATTTtagaaatgcaaatatttaaattgataTCTAGGTCATACTGTTGACCCCATGCTATAAAATGAGGCCAAACCATTTGGTACACCTCAGGTCTGCagtatggaggggggggggggggcgttgcaACCCATATGACATTCTAGTCATGTGGTACACCTATGCGCCTGCCATTGGCTCGGGTAAAGTGGGCCACGTGACCCCCTACGTGGTGACTGGCCATCACCTCGCGCTTTAAAACGGCCTGCTGATGACGGGACGGGTAGAGCGATTGGGTTCTCAGTTGGGCGCGTCTCGATGTCCAGGCTACGCCAGCAGGTCGACGTTGCCTCCCGACCTGGGTGCCTATGCCTCTTACACCTCCTGCTGAGCCTGGTAATCTGCCTTTCTGTAAATTCTGCAGATTACACCACTTCACACAGATCAGGTGCAAATGAAGCACTGGGATTTCTGAATTTCACACCTGTCGGCTAGCTATGTGATGAAAATAGAAGCATTACGAGGATTATGGATCTCTATTAACGCCTTGAGTTCAGAGTACCGTAGTAATAATGGGTAAATATATTGGCGGGTCTTGCAGAGTACGGAAGAGTAACTGCAAATTGATCAActtcaaaaaacaataaaccacTTTATAATATGGACATAACCTTGGAAATGAACAGGCAAGATGCATGTAGATTTTAATCTAGTATAATTgagattttttaatatattctgATACTATACAATATACAAATTTGTCTGAATTGAACATATGTTGATGTTGCCTTTGTCGGTGTTTATCTGGGTATGCAAACTTTGCTAAATGTTCTTTCTTATAGACCTGGAATCGAAAATGAACTGGGCGTCCTTTTATGCCGTTATAAGCGGCGTAAATAGGCACTCCACTGGCATCGGCCGCATCTGGCTCTCCGTCCTCTTCATCTTCCGCATCCTGGTCCTGGTGGTGGCGGCCGAGAGCGCCTGGGGCGACGAGAAGGCCGGCTTCACCTGCAACACCCAGCAGCCCGGCTGCGACAGCGTCTGCTACGACCAGTTCTTCCCCATCTCGCACATCCGCCTGTGGGCCCTGCAGCTCATCCTGGTCTCCACCCCTGCCCTCCTGGTGGCCATGCATGTGGCTCACCGTCGCCACATCGACAAAAAGATCCTCAAGCTGTCCGGGAGGGGCAGCCCCAAGGACCTGGAGCAGATCAAGAGCCACAAGTTCAAGATCACCGGCGCTCTATGGTGGACGTACATGATCAGCCTCGTATTTCGCGTCCTCTTCGAGGTTGGGTTCATGTACATCTTCTACATGATCTACCCGGGCTACAAAATGTTTCGTCTTGTCAAGTGCGACTCCTACCCCTGCCCCAACACGGTGGACTGCTTTGTGTCCCGTCCCACTGAAAAGACTATCTTCACTGTCTTCATGCTGGCGGTTTCCGGGGTGTGTATCCTGCTCAACATCGCCGAGGCGCTGTATCTAGTGGGAAGGGCATGCAGCAGGCACTTCCAGAATGC is a window of Anguilla rostrata isolate EN2019 chromosome 9, ASM1855537v3, whole genome shotgun sequence DNA encoding:
- the gjb1a gene encoding connexin 27.5 isoform X2: MNWASFYAVISGVNRHSTGIGRIWLSVLFIFRILVLVVAAESAWGDEKAGFTCNTQQPGCDSVCYDQFFPISHIRLWALQLILVSTPALLVAMHVAHRRHIDKKILKLSGRGSPKDLEQIKSHKFKITGALWWTYMISLVFRVLFEVGFMYIFYMIYPGYKMFRLVKCDSYPCPNTVDCFVSRPTEKTIFTVFMLAVSGVCILLNIAEALYLVGRACSRHFQNAEDSPMGAWITKKLCF
- the gjb1a gene encoding connexin 27.5 isoform X1 yields the protein MPLTPPAEPDLESKMNWASFYAVISGVNRHSTGIGRIWLSVLFIFRILVLVVAAESAWGDEKAGFTCNTQQPGCDSVCYDQFFPISHIRLWALQLILVSTPALLVAMHVAHRRHIDKKILKLSGRGSPKDLEQIKSHKFKITGALWWTYMISLVFRVLFEVGFMYIFYMIYPGYKMFRLVKCDSYPCPNTVDCFVSRPTEKTIFTVFMLAVSGVCILLNIAEALYLVGRACSRHFQNAEDSPMGAWITKKLCF